One genomic region from Haloarcula taiwanensis encodes:
- a CDS encoding transcriptional regulator, with product MKPPETLAHSTLDTLPINIAVLDDEGTILFTNRAWREFAGDEDGEMEGTNYFTTTDVDADEYAGQAVGGIESVIDGEQDLFTMEYPCHSPEEKQWFLMRVAPLPDDEAGSAVVAHIDITQRKLAELAAERRSEELKAERQNLKQLVDRVDGLLKAVMGDVLTVDSREAIQQTVCDRLAEVDSYQFAWVSELDLRDETLSSTALSADHPTTLSIPLDADDPVAEAARTEEMQVVTGDIDEQHSRLADSDVASVAAVPLVSGESLYGVLTVYADSDDVFDPREQAVLGTIGRATAAAIDARETSRLLTADNVTELELQVTDPDVFYIDVASELGCSMEYGGSVPDGEETVMFFLVETDDPSAVCAVAADHPHVSGVSHVSTADSSALFEFTVSDPPVVSVVADRGAQTGDILVEPGQATVTVALPASMETRSVVEQVRSRYPETELLSVRERDEPPVSRQAFIANVEDRLTNRQLTALRKGFLGGFFDWPRDVSGEQLAESMDICPSTFHQHLRAGERKLLEEVFENW from the coding sequence ATGAAGCCACCAGAGACACTCGCTCACTCGACGTTGGACACGCTACCCATCAATATCGCTGTCCTCGACGACGAGGGAACGATCCTGTTCACCAACCGCGCCTGGCGGGAGTTCGCGGGCGACGAGGACGGGGAGATGGAGGGGACGAACTACTTCACGACAACTGATGTCGACGCGGACGAATACGCCGGACAGGCAGTCGGCGGCATCGAATCGGTTATCGACGGTGAGCAGGACCTGTTCACGATGGAGTACCCATGTCATTCTCCGGAAGAGAAACAGTGGTTTCTGATGCGGGTCGCACCGTTACCCGACGACGAAGCCGGGAGCGCCGTCGTCGCACACATCGACATCACCCAGCGGAAGCTCGCCGAACTGGCGGCCGAGCGACGGAGCGAGGAGCTCAAAGCCGAACGACAGAACCTCAAACAGCTCGTCGACCGGGTCGACGGGCTGTTGAAAGCGGTGATGGGCGACGTACTGACCGTTGATTCGCGCGAGGCGATCCAGCAGACCGTCTGTGACCGGCTGGCCGAAGTCGACTCCTACCAGTTCGCCTGGGTGTCCGAACTCGACCTGCGCGATGAGACGCTGTCGTCGACGGCGCTCTCCGCCGACCACCCGACAACGCTGTCCATCCCGCTGGACGCCGACGACCCGGTCGCGGAGGCGGCCCGAACCGAGGAGATGCAGGTGGTGACCGGCGACATCGACGAGCAACACAGCCGGCTCGCCGACTCCGATGTGGCATCGGTCGCGGCAGTCCCGCTCGTCTCCGGCGAGTCGCTGTACGGCGTCCTCACTGTCTACGCCGACAGCGACGACGTGTTCGACCCCCGAGAGCAGGCCGTACTGGGGACCATCGGCCGGGCGACTGCTGCGGCTATCGACGCCCGCGAGACCAGCCGACTGCTGACCGCCGACAACGTTACCGAACTCGAACTGCAGGTCACCGACCCGGACGTCTTCTACATCGACGTGGCGAGCGAACTCGGCTGCTCGATGGAGTACGGCGGGAGCGTTCCCGACGGCGAGGAGACGGTGATGTTCTTCCTCGTCGAGACGGACGACCCCTCAGCGGTCTGCGCCGTCGCCGCTGACCACCCACACGTCTCGGGTGTCTCGCACGTTTCGACGGCCGACTCATCGGCACTGTTCGAGTTCACTGTCTCGGACCCGCCGGTCGTCTCCGTTGTCGCCGACCGCGGGGCCCAGACGGGCGACATCTTGGTCGAACCCGGGCAGGCGACGGTCACTGTCGCGCTTCCGGCATCGATGGAAACTCGGAGCGTGGTCGAGCAGGTCCGCAGCCGGTATCCGGAGACAGAACTACTTTCCGTGCGGGAACGGGACGAACCACCGGTCTCCCGGCAGGCGTTCATCGCAAACGTCGAGGACCGACTGACTAATCGCCAGCTAACGGCGCTCCGGAAGGGGTTCCTGGGCGGCTTCTTCGACTGGCCGCGGGACGTGTCCGGCGAGCAACTGGCCGAGTCGATGGACATCTGCCCATCGACATTTCACCAGCACCTCCGTGCTGGTGAGCGAAAGTTACTGGAAGAAGTGTTCGAAAACTGGTAA
- a CDS encoding ribonuclease R produces the protein MTTEDAQAAAGTAEGQGPVEIDPEMARHLENKREELFEKFGIPDEFPPEVLEEAKERTQDVQAEIEDEVDERRDLREMTTWTTDPIDAQDFDDAISIEEREDEIVLWVHIADVTHYVNPDTKMWEQAVERGNTVYLPAYTVHMLPPVLAETVCSLVPNEDRLAHTVEMHLDKENLGYEEINIYKSVIRSDARLTYTEAERLLDEPETADDVLEDKSVDLAEKTERVWELADRMHEQRKEEGSLVLNPARDRAHTIIEECMLKANKAVTHELMWNRGVEAMYRVHPQPSPDEWDEALVEIQELDGVSIPGDAWDDPRKAVNATLEQAPGRQLDKIQWAVMKVMPRAKYMNDPFGGHHALNFEIYGHFTSPIRRLSDLINHWIVYTNDVPEDLVALCDRASDRQKDAEQCEREYKNFLQEVGLDPSAVNNRGIEVVENPDAGDEDDADADAADATVEE, from the coding sequence ATGACTACAGAGGACGCGCAGGCGGCCGCCGGGACCGCCGAAGGGCAAGGCCCCGTCGAAATCGACCCGGAGATGGCCCGACACTTAGAAAACAAGCGCGAAGAACTGTTCGAGAAGTTCGGCATCCCCGACGAGTTTCCGCCCGAGGTACTTGAGGAGGCCAAAGAGCGAACGCAGGACGTGCAGGCCGAAATCGAGGACGAGGTCGACGAGCGCCGGGACCTCCGAGAGATGACGACCTGGACGACAGACCCCATTGACGCCCAGGACTTCGACGACGCCATCTCCATCGAGGAGCGCGAGGACGAGATCGTCCTCTGGGTCCACATCGCCGACGTGACTCACTACGTCAACCCCGACACGAAGATGTGGGAGCAGGCCGTCGAGCGCGGGAACACCGTCTACCTCCCGGCCTATACCGTCCACATGCTGCCGCCCGTCCTCGCCGAGACCGTCTGTTCGCTGGTCCCCAACGAGGACCGCCTGGCTCACACCGTCGAGATGCACCTCGACAAGGAGAACCTCGGCTACGAGGAGATAAACATCTACAAGTCCGTCATCCGCTCGGACGCTCGCCTGACCTACACCGAGGCCGAGCGCCTGCTGGACGAGCCCGAGACCGCAGACGACGTGCTGGAGGACAAGAGCGTCGACCTCGCGGAGAAAACCGAGCGCGTCTGGGAACTGGCCGACCGGATGCACGAACAGCGCAAAGAGGAAGGGTCGCTTGTCCTCAACCCCGCCCGCGACCGCGCCCACACTATCATCGAGGAGTGCATGCTGAAGGCCAACAAGGCTGTCACCCACGAACTGATGTGGAACCGCGGCGTCGAGGCGATGTATCGGGTCCATCCCCAGCCCAGCCCCGACGAGTGGGACGAGGCACTGGTCGAGATACAGGAACTCGACGGCGTCTCCATCCCCGGCGACGCTTGGGACGACCCACGGAAGGCCGTCAACGCCACGCTCGAACAGGCTCCCGGTCGCCAGCTCGATAAGATCCAATGGGCCGTGATGAAGGTGATGCCCCGGGCGAAGTACATGAACGACCCCTTCGGCGGCCACCACGCCCTGAACTTCGAGATTTACGGCCACTTCACCTCGCCGATTCGACGCCTCTCGGACCTCATCAACCACTGGATCGTCTACACCAACGACGTGCCCGAGGACCTCGTCGCGCTGTGTGACCGCGCCAGCGACCGCCAGAAGGACGCCGAACAGTGCGAGCGCGAGTACAAGAACTTTCTACAGGAGGTCGGTCTCGATCCGTCTGCTGTCAACAACCGCGGTATCGAAGTGGTCGAGAATCCCGACGCGGGTGACGAAGACGATGCCGACGCGGATGCCGCCGACGCAACGGTCGAAGAGTAA
- a CDS encoding geranylgeranyl-diphosphate geranylgeranyltransferase yields the protein MHSDNIQTSKSIQQETGRTFHLATRLLPERIRHPTYVMYAFFRVADEVVDQPDGPPPTVQHEQLEVIREAALGNIDPAETDHEAVMAAFQDLAERHDISEETINVFIDAMEMDIAQARYETFEDLREYMRGSAVAVGHMMTEVMDPPQKEEALPHATALAEAFQLSNFLRDVREDIHDYGRVYLPQETLDRHGVTEEQLADAEVDDAFRAVMQEELARTDELYREGVAGIRYLPEDCQFGVLLAAVLYADHHRLIRDRGYDVLTETPDLTRRRRLWLLARTWWHWRRNGDPEATFYTVSAVSERGPGETPTDAHSHGQPTWRG from the coding sequence ATGCACTCCGATAACATTCAAACGAGCAAATCGATACAGCAGGAAACCGGACGGACGTTCCACCTCGCGACGCGTCTGCTTCCGGAACGCATCCGCCACCCGACGTACGTCATGTACGCGTTCTTCCGGGTCGCGGACGAAGTCGTCGACCAGCCGGACGGCCCGCCACCGACCGTCCAGCACGAGCAACTGGAGGTAATTCGCGAGGCCGCGCTCGGGAACATTGACCCGGCTGAAACAGACCACGAGGCGGTCATGGCGGCGTTTCAGGACCTCGCCGAGCGTCACGACATCTCCGAGGAGACGATCAATGTCTTCATTGATGCGATGGAGATGGACATCGCACAGGCCCGCTACGAGACGTTCGAGGATCTTCGCGAGTACATGCGTGGCTCTGCCGTCGCGGTGGGGCACATGATGACGGAGGTGATGGATCCGCCACAGAAGGAAGAGGCGTTGCCCCACGCAACGGCGCTGGCAGAGGCGTTTCAGCTCTCAAACTTCCTGCGGGATGTCCGCGAGGACATCCACGACTACGGGCGTGTGTACCTCCCACAGGAGACGCTTGACCGCCACGGCGTCACCGAAGAGCAACTGGCCGACGCCGAAGTCGACGACGCCTTCCGCGCTGTGATGCAGGAGGAACTGGCCCGGACCGACGAACTGTATCGCGAGGGCGTCGCCGGTATTCGGTACCTGCCGGAAGACTGCCAGTTCGGCGTGTTGCTGGCCGCAGTCCTGTACGCTGACCACCACCGGCTCATTCGCGACCGCGGCTACGACGTGCTGACGGAGACGCCGGATCTCACCCGCCGCCGCCGGCTCTGGCTCCTCGCCCGCACGTGGTGGCACTGGCGGCGCAACGGTGACCCCGAAGCGACGTTTTACACCGTGAGCGCGGTGTCCGAGCGCGGCCCCGGTGAGACGCCGACAGACGCTCACAGCCACGGGCAGCCTACGTGGCGTGGATGA